Genomic segment of Parageobacillus genomosp. 1:
CTGTACACGCCGCTGATCGAGCGGATCATCGCTTTATGGCGCTTCGCCACTTTTTCAATCGCATACGAAATTTCGCCTAATGTCGCGCGGGCGCGCGCCGCCTGTACGGCCAATTCAAGCAAGTTTCCTTCTCCTGTTTCCGTCGCTTTCGTAATCGCATCCAGCGCCTCTTGTACTTTTTGCTCGTCGCGCGAGGCGCGCAGCTGTTTTAATCTTTCAATCTGGCGCATCCGCACCGCCGTATTGTCGACTTCTAAAATTTCAATCGGCTCTTCTTTTTCCGGACGGTATTTATTGACGCCGATAATCGTTTCCGCGCCGGAGTCGATGCGTGCTTGCCGTCTTGCCGCCGCTTCTTCAATGCGCATTTTCGGGATTCCCGTTTCAATTGCTTTCGCCATGCCGCCAAGGCTCTCGATTTCTTCAATATGCTTCCATGCACGGTTCATTAATTCGTTCGTTAACGTCTCGACATAGTAGGAGCCGGCCCACGGATCGATGACATTGCAGATGCCGGTTTCATCTTGCAAATACAGCTGTGTATTACGGGCAATGCGTGCCGAGAAATCGGTCGGAAGCGCGATCGCTTCATCGAGCGCGTTCGTATGGAGCGACTGCGTATGGCCAAGCGCCGCCGCATGTGCTTCGATCAATGTGCGCACGACATTGTTAAACGGATCTTGTTCGGTCAAGCTCCATCCCGATGTTTGCGAGTGCGTCCGCAATGCGAGCGATTTCGGGTTTTTCGGGTTGAACGTTTTCATCATTTTCGCCCACATAATGCGCGCCGCGCGCATTTTCGCGACTTCCATAAAATAGTTCATGCCGATCGCCCAGAAGAAAGAAAGCCGTGGCGCAAAGGAGTCAATATCAATTCCTGCTTTTAAGCCAGTGCGCACATATTCCAATCCGTCAGCGAGCGTATACGCCAATTCGATATCGGCTGGCGCTCCCGCTTCTTGCATATGGTAGCCGGAAATACTGATGCTGTTAAACTTTGGCATGTATTTGGACGTATACTCAAAAATGTCCGCGATGATGCGCATCGACGTTTCCGGAGGGTAAATGTACGTGTTGCGCACCATATATTCTTTTAAAATATCGTTTTGAATCGTTCCGGAAAGCTTGTCTTGCGTGACGCCTTGCTCTTCGGCCGTGACAATATAAAACGCCATAATCGGCAGCACCGCACCGTTCATCGTCATCGACACCGACATTTGGTCAAGCGGAATGCCGTCAAACAAAATTTTCATATCTAAAACCGAATCGATCGCGACCCCTGCTTTGCCGACATCGCCGACGACGCGCGGATGGTCGGAGTCATAGCCGCGATGGGTGGCAAGGTCAAAGGCTACGGACAGCCCTTTTTGCCCCATCGCCAAATTGCGGCGGTAAAAGGCATTGCTTTCTTCCGCTGTCGAAAACCCCGCGTATTGCCGGATCGTCCAAGGCCGATTCACATACATCGACGGATATGGCCCGCGCAAATACGGGGGGATTCCCGGCATATAATCAAGAAAATCAAAACCTTCGATATCTTTTTTCGTATAAAGCGGCTTAATGGCGATATGCTCATTCGTTTGAAACAGCAGATCATCGATGGATGCCCGCACCTTTTCTTCGATCGCCTGCTTCCATTGTTGCTCATCTGCCGCTTGTTTTGTGATTTCTAGCGAAAGGTTGGTAAAATCGACTTGCTTACACATCAAGGACCACCCCCATCTCTTTCATAAACGATACAATCGTTTCATAACAGTTCGAACCGATATGGATAAAGCCATCGACCCCCGCCTCGATGAAAATCTGTTCGACATCGGCAGGCTGTTTTCCGGCGACATATAGCTTGGCGTTTGGCTTTGCCTGCTTGAACGCTTTGGCGAGTGCCGGAACGATATCGACGTAGCTTTCATCCGAGCCGCAAATAACATAATGCGTCCCGCTTGCATTGATTGCCTCTGACACCGCTTCCTCAGCGCTATGAACACCTTCGCTTTTTTCAACCGCCATCCCGCCGGCTTCAAAAAAGCCGGTAATAAAATCGGCGCGCGCTTTATAGTTTGGAATATTTCCGATATTGATAAGATGAACGGCAGGGCGCTCCCCGTATTTTTCCAAATGCGCTTCCGAAGCTTGGCGCAGTCGTTCGAACGGTTCGGCCAAACGCCATTGTGTAATCGGCTTGACATGGATGGACGCTTCCTCTGTTTTTAATGCCGCTTCGATTTCCTGAGCGGTTGCTCGACGCAAAGCCATGTCAACTGCCGTTTCGATCCATTGCTGATTGGCAAAACCAGCTTGCAGCGCGGCGACATGTTCCTCATCGATGATAGAAGAGGAGGACCGTTGCGCTTGGCTTTCATTTATTTTTTCAAGCGGTTCTTCCGCCAAGTTCGCGTAAAAATTGGTGCCGACAATTTTTTCTTTTCGCGTTTCAACGTTTTTCTGGCGCTGCCTTGCGACTGCTTCCACTTGCTCTTGCACAAAGCCGTCCGCAAGCGCTTGAACGATGCCGCCTTTTGCTTCGATTTGCTGGAACAGCTTCCACGTTTCTTCCGCCACTTGCGCCGTCAACGTTTCCACATAGTACGAACCGCCGGCCGGGTCAATGACATTGGCGATATGCGCCTCTTCGAACAAAATCAGCTGCGTATTGCGGGCGATTCTCCGCGAAAATTCATCAGCCGGTCTGATCGCTTCGTCAAACGGAGAAACGTGAAGGCTGTCTGTGCCGCCGACCGTTGCTGCGAACGCCTCGGCCGCCGCGCGAAGCATGTTGACATACGGATCGTACACCGTTTTCGTAAAATACGACGTGCGTGCATGCATCGCAATTTTTTGCGATGACTCACTGCCGCCAAACGCTTTGACAATATTGGACCAAATAAGCCTTGCCGCACGGAGCTTGGCGATTTCCATAAAAAAGTTGGAACCGACAGAGAACGAAAATTGGATTCGCGGCGCAATGGCATCAATCGCTACTCCTCTTTCCAAGCAGGCACGGATATATTCCACCGCTGTCGCAAAGGCAAAAGCAAGCTCTTGCACCGCGTTTGCTCCGCCGTTATGATACGGCTCCCCGCGGACAATGACCGTCTTCACGTCCGGCATGTTTTCTTTTGCCCATTTCGTCACAGCGGCCATCACGTCATACAAAGCCGCAACCGAAGCCGAAAGCTTTCCTGTTTCCGCTAGCACACCGATAGGATCCATGCCGATCGTTCCGTGCACCGCATCAAATGGTATTTGCCGTTGTTGCAAATAAGCGGCAAACAGCGCCAAAAACGAAAGCGACTGCGCCCCCGCATCGACGCGAAGCGAATACTTATCCAAAGAAATATCGGAAAACATGGCTTCGATATCGTCAAGCGATGTAACTGGAAACCCTAACCGCTCCAATACGATATGGATTTCCGTTTGCCCTTTTTCCAAATCATGCTTGACAATCTCGTTCCACTCGGTCGGACTGCTTGCGAAAATCTCCTGGCTTACTTTCCAAGGCTCTTTGATATAGCCGTTCGACCTGGTGCCGCGGACGTAGTTGGCAAAGCCCGGATACTGCTCAATATAGGCAAGCTTCTCTACATCATGGCGCGTATAAATAGGTTGAATCGTGATATTCTCATATGTGGTCGAATACAATTTTTCGAACGGTTTCCCTTTTAAGGATTTTTCCACTTCCTGCTTCCACTCCGCGAAGCTTGGAGCGGGAAACGTCACATTTTTCATCGTTGAAATATCGCTCACTATGTTTTCCCCCTTTTCAGCGCTTTCCCCCATCCATAGAAACCGCTTTCTTTTGCACTTTTAAAAATATTACTGATATTTTTATTGTAGTATATGTGCATCGTTCTAGCAATGAAGAAAACAGAATCGGTTTCCAATATGACAAGGAAAACATGGCATAAACCTCCCGGCCGCATAGGAAATAACGAGGGGGTGCCATTAATAAATCGGCGTATTATCCTCTAAAATTTTTTCACGCGCGCGAGGAAACAGCCACAAATTAAGCCGTTAAGGAAGCGATCATTAAGGGAAAAATACGAGTTTATCTTAGTTTGACGAGAAATATCAACTTTTATAACAAATTGATATTATTTTTTCTGTAGGTTGCTAATTTATTAGGGGATAATCAAGTTATTTAATTTCCTTACAACGCTTTGTACAACTTCTTTCTTTACACTTCCAAATTTTTTAATGATGATCTCTTTAGAAAGAGTATATATTTTGTCTGCTCTAATAGCAGAGGTGGCTTTAAGGTTTCCCTCTGCTAAATCCTCTTGGGTAATTAAAACGGAATAATCAATATCTCTTAGTTGGGAAGTAATCGCAGCGACAAGTAAATCTTCGGTTAGTTGATTATACTTATCATTAGACAGAACAAGAACGGGTCGTTGTTTCGTGACTGATAAGTTGCTGAATGGAACCGGAATCAGAAGAATATCACCTTGCTTATACATGATTCCAAACCTCATCATCGGTTTCATTGTCCCAAAAATCTGTACTTGTTTCGCTTGCTTTACTTAAATCTTGGACAAGTTGCTTTTCTTGTTTTTTCATTAAGTATTCAGCAAAATCTAAAACCTTTACAATCTCGCTCTCCGGCATCTGCTTTATAAGATCAATTAATTTTTCCTTCGCCGTATTCATCGATGAGCCCTCCTTAGAGAAGATTTGTATTAAGAATATTATAACACGAAAAACCTCACCCCAAACGAATTTGCGGTGAGGGAATAGGAACAAATCACTGTATTGACTCTAGAAATACGTTTCCTATCATCATTCCCTATTTTACTTCTACCGCCATATCCCCAGGCAGCCAATCATGCCTGACGATCATAATCAGCTTTTCCGCGCGCATCGGTACTTCAAATGTCAATAAGACTCTCGCTTTCCCTGGAGCACGAATCTCGAACTTACCTACCCAATTTTTGCTTTCTACAACCTTCATCTTTTTTACTTTATATTCATTTCCCTTTTCATCGATCAGTACATAGCCATATGGTATGAACCTCTCCCACCTACACTCCGTTAAGAGGTGGGAGTTTCTTACCACTCGCCCGAAGAAGCTTCGGCGCCGAAGAAGGTTGTCTTCTTTGGCTCGATGCACGCATCGGAAGTCTTCCCAGGCGATTCTGTAAGCAACACCGGCTTTTCGGCCGATGGGGCGGTCCAACCCTTCTACTACTTCTTGCTTACGCAATCCGTAGATACGTCAGCTTCGTTTGCACGTCCCAATGAACAAAAGTACCATGCAGCGCCTTGCTTAAGATATTTCTTGCACCGTGAACATCACGATGCTCCTCATACCCACACCGGCACACAAACTGTCGGGAAGATGCTTTTTTTCTCTTTTGGCAGACAGGACATGTCTGACTTGTATATGACTCCTCGATTTCATGCAAGCGAATGCCATGTTGAGCCAGCTTATAAGTGAGATACTGCTTCACTTTCCCGAATGACCAATTCGAGAGCTTTTGCGCTTGTTTGCGGCTCGTACGTTTTTTCTTTCTCGTGTTTCGCTGCACCCCTTCGACGTTTCCGATGTACACATCGGAAACCGATTGGGAACGGCACCAGTCGACAAACTGTTTGGTCGTTTTATGGAGCGCATCCCGCAGCTGTCTTTCGGATTTGGATAACACGTATTGTTTCGCCCGCTCATACTTTTTCCATCGGCGTGATCCTTTTTGACATTTCGATTGACGACGCTGGATCTCGGCCAGTTTTTTATTCCGCAGCCGATGAAGGGAGCGTATTTTTCTTCCCGTGATAAGGAGGGCTTGACCGTTTTCGCAAAACGCACCTATGGTATGCACTTCCCCAAGATCGACTCCGACCGATGAACCCGGTTGGTACGCTTTGGCCTTTTGTCCATCTTCATACGTCACGGCCAAATAAAGACCTTGATCCCAGCAGCATTCGATTTCTTTGATCGTTCCCTTGGGCAGATGCGACGCATACACAACGATTGGCTTTTCCCGTTTTCCGTGATGAATGCCCATCGACAGTTCGATTTTTCCGTTTTCGTAAACCTTGAAACCATCTTTCGCCCATTTCGTTGGGAAGTACTTCTTTTTCTTGTAGGGATAACGAGCAGGATGTCCTTGTTGGATGGCGTAATGAGCAGATTGTCTTGCGAAGAGGTATTTGTGGCAGATGGCTTGAATCGATTGGCTGTGAAGATGGAACTTTCTTTTCGTTTGTTTTTGCAGCTCGCTTTTGGTGATCCAGCACCCATGCTGGAGGAAGTGTTCTTTGGCTAAGCGGAGGCATTCATTCCAAACACGGGCGGATTCCCGATTACAGGCATACAATCGGTCCAAATCCGTTTTCGATGCCCGGAAGAACACTTTTTGCCCACGAAGCATGGTGGATCCTCCTTTCAACAAATCATGGATAAGAATAGTATAGCACATATGTTCTGTATTTAGAAGAAAAAAACAACCGATTCCTCTCCCATCTACACTCTGTTTAGAGGTGGGAGACTTCTCGGTAAATATGTTAAAGAAGAAAAACCCTATCAGATTTTAATCTATTAACCATTTTTTGAAACAAAAAAATAAACTCCTACCGCACCAACGTGCGATAGGAGTTGTTTATTAATAAATCGGCGTATTGTCTTTCGATACGTTTTCCAAAATCTCTTTGACACGCGCCAGGAAGCGGCCGCAGATTAAGCCGTCGAGGACGCGGTGGTCAAGCGATAAACATAAGTTCACCATGTCGCGGATCGCGATCATGCCGTCTTTGACAACCGGGCGTTTGACGATTGATTCGACTTGCAAAATTGCTGCTTGCGGATAGTTGATGATGCCCATCGATTGCACTGAGCCGAAAGAGCCGGTGTTGTTCACCGTAAACGTGCCGCCTTGCATGTCTTCCGGGCGGAGTTTGCCGGCGCGCACTTTGGCGGCGAGCTCGGTGATTTCACGGGCGATGCCTTTGATTGATTTTTCGTCGGCGTGCTTAATGACCGGCACGAATAACGCATCGTCTGTCGCAACGGCGATCGAGATGTTGATATCTTTTTTCTGCACGATTTTGTCGCCCGCCCACATCGAGTTGAGCTGTGGGAATTCTTTGAGCGCCTGCGCGACCGCTTTGACGAAGAAGGCGAAATACGTTAAATTGAAGCCTTCGCGTTTTTTGAATTCGTCTTTGATCGAGTCGCGATACGCAACCAAGTTTGTGACATCGACTTCGACCATCGTCCAGGCGTGCGGCGCTTCGTGCTTGCTGCGAAGCATGTTCGCGGCGATCGCTTTGCGCACCGGTGTGACCGGAATTTCGATGTCGCCTGCTTGAACAGGGACGTTTGGCGCCGCCGACTGTTTTGGAGCAGCAGCTGGTTCTGCTTTCGGCGCTTCTTGCGCTGGTGTTGGCTGCGGTGCAGGCTGAGCCGAAGCGGCTGGCTGCCCATCGGCTTTCGGGATATTTCCGGATTCGATGAGTTTTAACAAATCTTTGCGCGTAATCCGTCCACCCAGTCCTGTTCCTTGCACTTGCTCCAAATCAATATTATGTTCTTGAGCGAGGCGAAGAACGGCTGGCGAATAGCGGCCTTTATTGGCCCGATCCGCTTTTTTCGGAGCTTGGGCAGCTTCTCCCTTTGTCTCTTCTGCTTTCGGTGCTTCCTCTTGTTTCGTTTCCGCTGCTGTTCCTTCGCCTTCCACTTCAATCGTACAAATCACGGCGCCAACCGGCAGTGTTTCCCCTTCTTTGGCAATGATTTCTTTAATAACGCCTGTAAAGGAGGATGGAATTTCGGCGTTTACTTTATCAGTCATGACTTCGGCGATTGGATCGTATTTATTGACTTTATCGCCGACGGAAACGAGCCATTTGCTAATCGTGCCTTCGGTGACGCTTTCCCCAAGCTGGGGCATGGTAAGTTGTTCAATTGCCACGTTGATGACCTCCTATCTCCGTTCAAATCTGCATTTTGAATCGCAAAAATCCGGCTGCTTAAAACGCCGCTAGCTCGCGCATCGCTTTTTCCACTTTATCCGGGTTGACCATAAAGAATTTTTCCATCGTCGGCGCATATGGCATCGCCGGAACGTCCGGGCCGGCAAGGCGCATAATTGGCGCATCTAAATCAAACAAGCAATGTTCAGCGATAATGGCAGCTACTTCGCTCATGACGCTTCCTTCTTTGTTATCTTCCGTAATAAGCAGCACTTTCCCTGTTTTGCTTGCCGCTTCAATAATCGCTTCTTTATCTAACGGATATACCGTGCGCAAATCAAGAATATGAGCGGAAATGCCGTCTTGCGCTACCCGTTCTGCCGCTTGCAGCGCAAAGTGAACGCATAATCCATACGTAATAACGGTAATATCGTCGCCCTCGCGTTTAACATCGGCTTTGCCGATTGGCAATACGTAATCGTCTTCCGGCACTTCGCCTTTAATTAAGCGATACGCGCGTTTATGTTCAAAGAAAAGAACCGGGTCTTCATCGCGGATGGCCGCTTTCAAAAGCCCTTTCACATCATACGGTGTCGATGGCATGACAATTTTTAAACCTGGCTGGTTCGCAAAAATCGCTTCCACCGATTGCGAATGGTATAATGCGCCGTGAACGCCGCCGCCATACGGGGCGCGAATGACGATCGGGCAGTTCCAGTCGTTGTTCGAGCGGTAGCGAATGCGCGCCGCTTCAGAAATAATTTGGTTGACCGCCGGCATGATGAAATCGGCAAATTGAATTTCAGCAATCGGGCGCAGTCCGTACATCGCCGCGCCAATTCCGACGCCAACGATCGCGGATTCGGCCAATGGAGTGTCAATGACGCGCTCTTCGCCAAACTGTTCATACAATCCTTGCGTCGCTTTAAATACTCCGCCCTTTTTGCCCACGTCTTCCCCTAATACGAAAACGCGCGGGTCACGTTCCATTTCCTCACGAATCGCCATCGTCACAGCATCAATATAGGAAATCACTGGCATCGTCCATTCCCCCTTACTTCTCTGCGTATACATACTTTAAGGCATGTTCTGGTTCCGCATACGGCGCTTTTTCTGCATAATCCGTCGCTTCGTTCACTTGCTTCATGACGCGGTCGTGAATTTCTTTCTCCAATTCATCTGTCAATACACCGACTTCTTTCAAATATTTCGCGAAGGAAATAATCGGGTCTTTGGCACGCGCTTCTTCTAACTCTTCTTCGGAACGGTATGCTCGTTGGTCGTCGTCGGAAGAATGCGAGGTTAAACGATAGGAAACCGTTTCAATCAATGTCGGTCCTTCGCCGCGGCGGGCGCGGTCCGCTGCTTCTTTGACAACTCTGTACACTTCAAGCGGATCGTTTCCGTCTACCGTATAGCCCGGCATGCCGTAGCCGATGGCCCGGTCCGATACTTTTTCGCACGCCAATTGTTTTGAAATTGGCACGGAAATCGCGTATTTGTTATTTTCGCACATGAAAATAACA
This window contains:
- a CDS encoding DUF2281 domain-containing protein, with amino-acid sequence MNTAKEKLIDLIKQMPESEIVKVLDFAEYLMKKQEKQLVQDLSKASETSTDFWDNETDDEVWNHV
- the scpA gene encoding methylmalonyl-CoA mutase → MCKQVDFTNLSLEITKQAADEQQWKQAIEEKVRASIDDLLFQTNEHIAIKPLYTKKDIEGFDFLDYMPGIPPYLRGPYPSMYVNRPWTIRQYAGFSTAEESNAFYRRNLAMGQKGLSVAFDLATHRGYDSDHPRVVGDVGKAGVAIDSVLDMKILFDGIPLDQMSVSMTMNGAVLPIMAFYIVTAEEQGVTQDKLSGTIQNDILKEYMVRNTYIYPPETSMRIIADIFEYTSKYMPKFNSISISGYHMQEAGAPADIELAYTLADGLEYVRTGLKAGIDIDSFAPRLSFFWAIGMNYFMEVAKMRAARIMWAKMMKTFNPKNPKSLALRTHSQTSGWSLTEQDPFNNVVRTLIEAHAAALGHTQSLHTNALDEAIALPTDFSARIARNTQLYLQDETGICNVIDPWAGSYYVETLTNELMNRAWKHIEEIESLGGMAKAIETGIPKMRIEEAAARRQARIDSGAETIIGVNKYRPEKEEPIEILEVDNTAVRMRQIERLKQLRASRDEQKVQEALDAITKATETGEGNLLELAVQAARARATLGEISYAIEKVAKRHKAMIRSISGVYSSEFQNEEQFERVKKLTAEFYELEGRRPRIMIAKMGQDGHDRGAKVIATAFADLGFDVDIGPLFQTPEETARQAVENDVHVVGISSLAGGHKTLLPQLVEELRKLGREDIIVVVGGVIPPQDYEFLYQHGASAIFGPGTVIPVAAEKVLEEIYKRLGYEEVSQ
- a CDS encoding type II toxin-antitoxin system PemK/MazF family toxin codes for the protein MYKQGDILLIPVPFSNLSVTKQRPVLVLSNDKYNQLTEDLLVAAITSQLRDIDYSVLITQEDLAEGNLKATSAIRADKIYTLSKEIIIKKFGSVKKEVVQSVVRKLNNLIIP
- a CDS encoding dihydrolipoamide acetyltransferase family protein — protein: MAIEQLTMPQLGESVTEGTISKWLVSVGDKVNKYDPIAEVMTDKVNAEIPSSFTGVIKEIIAKEGETLPVGAVICTIEVEGEGTAAETKQEEAPKAEETKGEAAQAPKKADRANKGRYSPAVLRLAQEHNIDLEQVQGTGLGGRITRKDLLKLIESGNIPKADGQPAASAQPAPQPTPAQEAPKAEPAAAPKQSAAPNVPVQAGDIEIPVTPVRKAIAANMLRSKHEAPHAWTMVEVDVTNLVAYRDSIKDEFKKREGFNLTYFAFFVKAVAQALKEFPQLNSMWAGDKIVQKKDINISIAVATDDALFVPVIKHADEKSIKGIAREITELAAKVRAGKLRPEDMQGGTFTVNNTGSFGSVQSMGIINYPQAAILQVESIVKRPVVKDGMIAIRDMVNLCLSLDHRVLDGLICGRFLARVKEILENVSKDNTPIY
- a CDS encoding RNA-guided endonuclease InsQ/TnpB family protein, whose amino-acid sequence is MLRGQKVFFRASKTDLDRLYACNRESARVWNECLRLAKEHFLQHGCWITKSELQKQTKRKFHLHSQSIQAICHKYLFARQSAHYAIQQGHPARYPYKKKKYFPTKWAKDGFKVYENGKIELSMGIHHGKREKPIVVYASHLPKGTIKEIECCWDQGLYLAVTYEDGQKAKAYQPGSSVGVDLGEVHTIGAFCENGQALLITGRKIRSLHRLRNKKLAEIQRRQSKCQKGSRRWKKYERAKQYVLSKSERQLRDALHKTTKQFVDWCRSQSVSDVYIGNVEGVQRNTRKKKRTSRKQAQKLSNWSFGKVKQYLTYKLAQHGIRLHEIEESYTSQTCPVCQKRKKASSRQFVCRCGYEEHRDVHGARNILSKALHGTFVHWDVQTKLTYLRIA
- a CDS encoding methylmalonyl-CoA mutase family protein produces the protein MSDISTMKNVTFPAPSFAEWKQEVEKSLKGKPFEKLYSTTYENITIQPIYTRHDVEKLAYIEQYPGFANYVRGTRSNGYIKEPWKVSQEIFASSPTEWNEIVKHDLEKGQTEIHIVLERLGFPVTSLDDIEAMFSDISLDKYSLRVDAGAQSLSFLALFAAYLQQRQIPFDAVHGTIGMDPIGVLAETGKLSASVAALYDVMAAVTKWAKENMPDVKTVIVRGEPYHNGGANAVQELAFAFATAVEYIRACLERGVAIDAIAPRIQFSFSVGSNFFMEIAKLRAARLIWSNIVKAFGGSESSQKIAMHARTSYFTKTVYDPYVNMLRAAAEAFAATVGGTDSLHVSPFDEAIRPADEFSRRIARNTQLILFEEAHIANVIDPAGGSYYVETLTAQVAEETWKLFQQIEAKGGIVQALADGFVQEQVEAVARQRQKNVETRKEKIVGTNFYANLAEEPLEKINESQAQRSSSSIIDEEHVAALQAGFANQQWIETAVDMALRRATAQEIEAALKTEEASIHVKPITQWRLAEPFERLRQASEAHLEKYGERPAVHLINIGNIPNYKARADFITGFFEAGGMAVEKSEGVHSAEEAVSEAINASGTHYVICGSDESYVDIVPALAKAFKQAKPNAKLYVAGKQPADVEQIFIEAGVDGFIHIGSNCYETIVSFMKEMGVVLDV
- a CDS encoding alpha-ketoacid dehydrogenase subunit beta; translated protein: MPVISYIDAVTMAIREEMERDPRVFVLGEDVGKKGGVFKATQGLYEQFGEERVIDTPLAESAIVGVGIGAAMYGLRPIAEIQFADFIMPAVNQIISEAARIRYRSNNDWNCPIVIRAPYGGGVHGALYHSQSVEAIFANQPGLKIVMPSTPYDVKGLLKAAIRDEDPVLFFEHKRAYRLIKGEVPEDDYVLPIGKADVKREGDDITVITYGLCVHFALQAAERVAQDGISAHILDLRTVYPLDKEAIIEAASKTGKVLLITEDNKEGSVMSEVAAIIAEHCLFDLDAPIMRLAGPDVPAMPYAPTMEKFFMVNPDKVEKAMRELAAF